AGAACTTCGGCGACTACACGGTCGCGCGCATGAACGACATGCCGCAGGTCGAGGTGCACATCGTGCCGTCGAACGAGCCGCCGACCGGCCTGGGCGAACCCGGCCTGCCGCCGCTGGCGCCGGCCTTCGCCAACGCCCTGTTCAAGCTGACCGGCAAGCGCCTGCGCAAGCTGCCGTTCGACCTGGCCGCGGCCTAAGCGTATGCACGCCCCTGTCGTCGGTATCTTGCTGGCCGCGGGCAGGGGACGCCGTTTCGATCCGCTGGGGCAGCGCAACAAGCTGCTCCAGCCATTGGCGCAAGCCGGCGGCGAGCCGGTGGTCGTCGCCAGCGCGCGCAAGCTGCTCGCCGTGCTTCCCAGGGTGATTGCCGTGGTGCCGCCCGATGATGGCGGCGTCAATGCGCTGCTGGCCGCCGCCGGCTGCGAGGTGAGCGTCTGCCCGGATGCGGACAGCGGGATGGCGGCTTCGCTGGTGCACGCGCTGCGCCATTCTCTCTCCTACGACCCTGCGGCCTGGCTGGTGGCGCTGGGCGACATGCCTTATGTGGCCCCGCCGACTTTGACGGCACTGGCCGATGCGCTGGCCGCCGGCAGCCCGATCGCCGCCCCCGTGATGGGCGGCCGGCGCGGCAATCCGGT
This window of the Massilia sp. WG5 genome carries:
- a CDS encoding NTP transferase domain-containing protein, with amino-acid sequence MHAPVVGILLAAGRGRRFDPLGQRNKLLQPLAQAGGEPVVVASARKLLAVLPRVIAVVPPDDGGVNALLAAAGCEVSVCPDADSGMAASLVHALRHSLSYDPAAWLVALGDMPYVAPPTLTALADALAAGSPIAAPVMGGRRGNPVGFGRVHLEALLALSGDQGARRLLQTCPVTELPVDDPGIFRDIDKLTDL